Proteins encoded in a region of the Sphingomonas sp. HMP9 genome:
- a CDS encoding methyltransferase family protein, producing the protein MDHDVQLAGPAETDPRPRSAVSHGAGIAGLVGVLGWIGLARHYGMDGPYSALVNIVACGLPMVVWSVLVDKVHRSPSTGIDWSAARPWRATLDVSLMKLAGLWATWTAIAVIYGTGRFYWQGNFAFAMWCFTNAAPILFVASIPYVLWIDRYLVEPRDGAWHLGAWLTGQAGVDREAIYGHLRAWGVKTFFLAFMLAIVPPGFGDFVRGDVTVVLRDPVALASWLVTLMFLIDVAFATVGYLLTFRPLDSHIRSANPFAAAWMPALMCYPPFILMTSGGPLDYHPGTSDWANWFQGHPVLLALIGAILVGLTAIYAWATMAFGFRFSNLTNRGILTHGPYAVSRHPAYLSKNLFWWISTIPVLTLGSVVDAARATLLMAAVSGVYYWRAKTEERHLKLDPDYRAYFDWMTRHGLVPRLFAKLRGEAVSGPSITPSP; encoded by the coding sequence ATGGATCACGACGTTCAGCTTGCCGGTCCGGCCGAGACCGATCCTCGTCCACGGTCCGCGGTCAGTCATGGCGCCGGCATAGCGGGACTGGTCGGCGTACTCGGCTGGATCGGACTGGCCCGGCATTACGGCATGGACGGGCCGTATTCGGCGCTGGTCAATATCGTCGCGTGCGGGCTCCCGATGGTCGTCTGGTCGGTGCTGGTCGACAAGGTCCACCGCAGTCCCAGCACCGGGATCGACTGGTCCGCGGCAAGACCCTGGCGTGCGACGCTGGACGTCAGCCTGATGAAGCTCGCCGGGTTGTGGGCGACCTGGACGGCGATCGCGGTGATCTATGGCACCGGGCGCTTCTACTGGCAGGGGAATTTCGCGTTCGCGATGTGGTGCTTCACCAACGCCGCGCCGATCCTGTTCGTCGCCTCGATCCCGTATGTGCTGTGGATCGACCGCTATCTTGTCGAACCGCGCGACGGCGCGTGGCATCTCGGCGCATGGCTGACGGGGCAGGCGGGCGTCGACCGCGAGGCGATCTACGGCCATCTGCGCGCATGGGGAGTCAAGACGTTCTTCCTCGCGTTCATGCTCGCGATCGTACCGCCAGGGTTCGGCGATTTCGTCCGCGGTGACGTCACGGTCGTTCTCCGCGATCCGGTCGCGCTGGCGAGTTGGCTGGTGACGCTGATGTTCCTGATCGACGTGGCCTTCGCGACGGTCGGCTATCTGCTGACCTTCCGCCCGCTCGATTCGCACATCCGGAGCGCCAATCCGTTCGCGGCCGCGTGGATGCCCGCGCTGATGTGCTATCCGCCGTTCATCCTGATGACCTCCGGCGGTCCGCTCGATTATCACCCGGGCACGTCGGACTGGGCGAACTGGTTCCAGGGGCATCCCGTGCTGCTCGCGCTGATCGGCGCGATCCTCGTGGGGCTGACCGCGATCTATGCGTGGGCGACGATGGCGTTCGGTTTCCGTTTCTCGAACCTGACCAACCGCGGCATCCTGACGCATGGGCCCTATGCGGTCTCACGGCACCCCGCTTATCTCTCGAAGAACCTGTTCTGGTGGATCTCGACGATTCCGGTGCTGACGCTGGGCAGCGTCGTCGACGCGGCGCGTGCGACGCTGCTGATGGCAGCGGTCAGCGGCGTCTATTACTGGCGCGCCAAGACCGAGGAGCGGCACCTGAAGCTCGACCCCGACTATCGCGCGTATTTCGACTGGATGACGCGCCACGGGCTGGTGCCGCGGTTGTTCGCGAAGCTGCGGGGGGAAGCTGTAAGCGGACCAAGCATAACCCCGTCACCCTGA
- a CDS encoding ATP-binding protein, whose protein sequence is MRRFWEMVDSEAPAVEQDNGVGVAVAVSVLALVVTSMARTLLGINLPFLFCLAAVLFNASRRGLSAGLVATCLSLTGTILISGTDVSIVNIRNTSTVLLFCIVVSFGGDRLIKLRFRERQLAANASSREHILQVMFNNTPAVTLIVNGKGDILTANDAACRLFESCRDWLSNQSVDTLFGRQISYSDPINKISLSSEKEIYLRLTSTPLTINNNDFSILYVRDETRTIESAEELAATQRKLYRIARATSLGQLGSSIAHELNQPLSFIANYAGAAQAILSKDNPDLLAARSAIYDTLSQVFRTAAVLKRLRNFVGRKPPTLIPINARAMLEDAARMGALAVDDARAKLDVDFSETDLTIFADVVQLQQVVLNLMMNAADSVRDRDDRRILLCGAQCDSGDVMFAVEDSGDGIAPELRQDIFTPFQSTKIDGVGIGLAICRTIVEGHGGRIWCDGNTALGGARFVFTVPRRDIGDRSNA, encoded by the coding sequence ATGCGGCGTTTTTGGGAGATGGTCGACAGCGAAGCGCCGGCGGTGGAGCAGGATAACGGTGTCGGTGTTGCGGTCGCAGTATCTGTCCTGGCGTTAGTCGTCACGTCGATGGCGCGGACCTTGCTCGGCATCAATCTGCCGTTCCTGTTCTGCCTTGCAGCGGTCTTGTTCAATGCCAGCCGGCGCGGTCTGAGCGCGGGGCTGGTAGCAACCTGTCTATCGCTTACGGGCACGATACTCATTTCTGGCACCGACGTGTCGATCGTCAACATACGGAATACCTCCACGGTATTGCTGTTCTGCATCGTGGTGTCTTTTGGCGGAGACAGACTCATCAAACTCCGATTTCGCGAGCGGCAATTGGCGGCAAACGCCAGCAGCCGGGAACACATACTTCAGGTCATGTTCAACAACACGCCTGCGGTCACGCTTATCGTGAATGGAAAAGGGGATATCCTGACTGCCAATGATGCGGCCTGTCGGCTGTTTGAATCGTGCCGAGACTGGTTATCCAACCAAAGCGTCGATACATTGTTTGGCAGACAGATCAGTTATTCGGATCCCATCAACAAGATATCACTTTCGTCCGAGAAAGAGATATATTTGCGGCTAACGTCCACGCCCTTAACGATAAATAACAATGACTTTAGTATATTATACGTCCGTGACGAGACCAGGACCATAGAGTCGGCTGAGGAACTGGCGGCGACGCAGCGGAAACTATACCGCATAGCCAGAGCCACATCGCTTGGACAACTCGGATCGTCGATTGCGCACGAGCTGAACCAACCGCTTTCCTTCATCGCCAATTATGCTGGGGCAGCGCAGGCGATCCTCTCTAAGGACAATCCCGACCTCCTGGCAGCACGGTCCGCGATTTACGATACCTTGTCGCAGGTGTTCCGGACCGCCGCGGTACTGAAACGCCTGCGCAATTTTGTCGGCCGGAAACCGCCCACTCTAATTCCGATCAACGCACGCGCGATGCTCGAAGACGCTGCCCGCATGGGCGCGCTCGCGGTGGACGATGCACGGGCAAAGCTCGACGTCGATTTTTCCGAAACGGATTTAACGATCTTCGCAGACGTCGTTCAACTTCAACAAGTCGTTCTCAATCTGATGATGAACGCCGCCGACTCCGTTCGCGATCGTGATGATCGGCGTATCCTACTGTGCGGAGCGCAGTGTGATTCAGGCGACGTGATGTTTGCGGTTGAAGACAGCGGCGACGGCATCGCACCAGAACTGCGACAGGATATCTTCACGCCCTTCCAATCGACCAAGATCGATGGCGTGGGTATCGGACTGGCGATCTGCCGCACGATCGTCGAGGGGCATGGCGGACGCATCTGGTGTGACGGCAATACGGCACTTGGCGGTGCGCGCTTCGTGTTCACGGTGCCCCGCCGCGACATAGGGGACAGGTCCAATGCCTGA
- a CDS encoding response regulator transcription factor: MPDREIYIIDDEPEMCRSLSLLLATGGVPARSFGCGEIFLDMLDHLPPGILVCDVMMPGLSGIELTRALAERGRSDPVIIIAGHADIPLAVEAMRAGAMDFIEKPFAASTILSAIEAARSWSREHENHNLDSVLSRRERQVLELIMTGATSKETGRQLGISPRTVETYRNKLLEKTGARGTAQLIRLGLEAGFGHGSIAEFAVTKGDGQLVNQARG, translated from the coding sequence ATGCCTGATCGCGAGATTTACATCATCGATGACGAACCCGAGATGTGCCGATCCCTTTCGCTTCTGCTGGCGACAGGGGGCGTTCCGGCGCGGTCATTTGGATGCGGCGAGATATTTCTCGACATGCTCGACCATTTGCCGCCGGGCATTCTGGTCTGCGACGTTATGATGCCGGGGCTGTCAGGCATAGAGCTTACCCGCGCGCTGGCGGAACGGGGTCGATCGGATCCGGTCATCATCATCGCCGGACATGCCGATATCCCGCTTGCGGTCGAAGCAATGCGGGCAGGAGCAATGGATTTCATCGAGAAACCATTCGCTGCATCAACGATCTTGAGCGCTATCGAGGCCGCGCGGTCCTGGTCGCGTGAACACGAAAACCATAATCTGGATTCGGTGCTGTCCAGACGCGAACGTCAGGTGCTGGAGCTGATCATGACCGGCGCAACGAGCAAGGAGACGGGACGTCAATTGGGGATCAGCCCGCGTACCGTGGAGACCTATCGGAACAAGTTGCTTGAGAAGACGGGCGCCCGTGGCACCGCGCAGTTGATCCGCCTCGGATTGGAAGCGGGCTTCGGGCACGGCTCAATAGCTGAGTTCGCCGTCACCAAGGGAGATGGACAGCTCGTAAACCAGGCCCGTGGGTAG
- a CDS encoding sensor histidine kinase gives MSDPDPKSITIELGNLPSSFIVTQCDGVTVWQEGRFGDGEQRHYEASGTSLAATTDMDSPVVLHIPSALPAPLDLLLLHEAQHRSRNLVSLVVSLAHQSLASIENDPVVHAFVERLRSLDAVARIGCEVEGDLCPVARIADQVTQRLDDPLRPRIVKTGPDVAIAARWAHLLAIVLHELTVNALRHGSLSIAQGRVDMRWAIVRDASDPLDTLLFSWRERDGPPVPKQTRTGFGTRVLRDLIKSNRRCEAVLKMLPTGLVYELSISLGDGELSY, from the coding sequence TTGAGCGATCCTGATCCGAAATCGATCACTATCGAGCTGGGAAACTTGCCCTCGTCTTTCATCGTCACGCAGTGCGACGGGGTGACGGTTTGGCAAGAAGGACGCTTTGGCGACGGCGAGCAACGTCACTACGAAGCGTCCGGGACTTCCCTCGCAGCAACGACCGATATGGACAGCCCGGTAGTGCTGCACATTCCGTCCGCTCTACCGGCACCCCTCGATCTGCTGTTGCTGCACGAAGCTCAGCACCGCAGCCGAAACCTCGTTTCCCTGGTCGTGTCACTGGCGCATCAGTCCCTCGCCAGCATCGAGAACGATCCAGTGGTGCATGCGTTCGTCGAGCGGCTGCGTAGCCTCGACGCGGTGGCAAGGATCGGATGTGAAGTCGAAGGTGATCTTTGCCCAGTAGCGCGGATCGCTGATCAGGTGACGCAGCGGCTCGATGATCCGCTACGTCCCCGCATCGTGAAAACGGGTCCGGACGTAGCGATCGCGGCGCGCTGGGCCCATTTGCTGGCGATCGTGCTGCATGAATTGACGGTCAATGCGTTGCGCCACGGGTCTCTGAGTATCGCGCAAGGCCGCGTCGACATGCGGTGGGCGATCGTCCGCGACGCGTCCGACCCGCTCGACACGCTGCTGTTCTCCTGGCGGGAACGGGACGGCCCACCGGTTCCCAAGCAGACGCGGACCGGGTTCGGTACGCGCGTGCTACGCGATCTGATCAAATCGAATCGGCGCTGCGAAGCCGTTCTGAAGATGCTACCCACGGGCCTGGTTTACGAGCTGTCCATCTCCCTTGGTGACGGCGAACTCAGCTATTGA
- a CDS encoding GGDEF domain-containing protein — protein sequence MTAASLYFLAAALTIHLTSNGRDIAALWPANAILVAMLLADRRQRWKTVLSAGLVGNIAANLVMRGSFIGPILYGVSNTMEIALVVSLLRCDLRQDNILQSTGSTLRFLLVAGIVAPSVSGVLGAFTAHWVFGEPFAKSFVNWLASDSLGLLVFTPFFLAVFRGDFITWFNSRTWVQRLEAIALLALTGAVSYHVFFVVRQPMLFLLFPPLMLVTFRTGRIGTKAAVMLVAIVGSIATMQGYGPVVMLTPIPSDQVHILQAFLAVMLLTCLPVAAEVTARVRLVERLDEHNREMTNQAMTDALTGVRNRAGFYSAGRALLPNAAEGLVSLIAIDFDHFKAINDRWGNQIGDRALQHVTHILKAHTRPWDVICRLGGDEFVVLLPHSDIDAAMAVAERFQAGLRTVPFMVDHSTATTVSLSMGVVSSLPSEDCTRLYGRADLALYAAKNAGRNQIRAATA from the coding sequence GTGACGGCGGCCTCGCTCTATTTCCTGGCGGCGGCCTTGACGATCCATCTCACCAGCAACGGCCGAGACATTGCCGCGCTGTGGCCGGCCAATGCGATCCTCGTCGCGATGTTGCTCGCCGACCGGCGTCAGCGCTGGAAGACCGTGCTGAGTGCCGGTCTTGTCGGCAATATTGCAGCCAATTTGGTCATGCGCGGATCGTTTATCGGGCCCATATTATATGGCGTATCGAACACCATGGAAATCGCGCTGGTGGTCTCGCTTCTACGTTGCGACCTGCGTCAGGATAATATCCTGCAGTCGACCGGATCGACGCTGCGGTTTCTGCTGGTCGCGGGCATCGTGGCGCCGTCCGTCAGCGGTGTTCTCGGCGCCTTCACGGCACATTGGGTCTTTGGTGAACCGTTTGCGAAGTCGTTCGTCAACTGGCTTGCGAGCGATTCGCTCGGCTTGCTGGTATTCACCCCGTTTTTCCTTGCGGTCTTCAGGGGTGATTTCATTACCTGGTTCAACAGCAGGACCTGGGTACAGCGTCTCGAAGCCATTGCGCTGCTCGCATTGACCGGCGCCGTAAGCTATCACGTCTTCTTCGTCGTGCGCCAGCCGATGCTCTTCCTGCTATTCCCGCCGTTGATGCTGGTGACCTTCCGCACAGGCCGGATCGGCACCAAAGCTGCCGTCATGCTCGTCGCCATCGTCGGGTCCATCGCGACGATGCAGGGCTATGGACCAGTGGTCATGTTGACGCCCATCCCGTCGGATCAAGTGCATATCCTGCAAGCCTTCCTGGCGGTCATGCTGCTTACCTGCTTGCCGGTGGCGGCCGAGGTGACCGCCCGGGTCCGTCTGGTCGAACGCCTCGATGAGCATAATCGCGAAATGACCAACCAGGCGATGACGGATGCCCTGACCGGCGTCCGAAATCGTGCAGGGTTCTACAGCGCGGGGCGAGCATTGCTTCCGAACGCGGCCGAAGGATTGGTCAGCCTGATTGCCATCGACTTCGATCATTTCAAGGCGATCAACGATCGCTGGGGTAATCAGATCGGCGACCGGGCGCTCCAGCACGTGACCCACATCTTGAAAGCCCATACCCGGCCTTGGGACGTCATCTGCCGTCTTGGCGGCGATGAGTTCGTCGTTCTGCTTCCGCACAGCGACATCGATGCGGCGATGGCCGTCGCCGAACGCTTCCAGGCTGGCTTACGGACCGTGCCGTTCATGGTCGATCACAGCACCGCCACGACAGTCAGCCTGAGTATGGGCGTCGTATCGTCCTTGCCGAGCGAGGATTGCACACGACTCTACGGACGTGCCGATCTGGCGCTGTATGCCGCGAAGAACGCTGGCCGAAACCAGATCCGCGCGGCCACAGCCTAG